The sequence below is a genomic window from Candidatus Hydrogenedentota bacterium.
TGCCCAGCATCACGTTCTGCCGCGCCGTGAACGGGCCCAGCAGGTTGAAGGTCTGGAAAATGAACCCGAAGCGCTCCCCCCGGAACGCGTCCAGCGCGCTGCCGGAAAGCCGCTGGATTTCCGCGCCGTCCACCCGGACCACGCCCTCATGGGGACGCAAAAGGCCCGATATCAGGTTCAGCATGGTGGACTTCCCGCAGCCGCTCGGACCCCAAAGGGCCGTCCGCGCGCCCGCGGGCGCGTGAAACCCGGCGCAGAAAAACTCCACACCCGGCCCAAGCCGCCGCTTCACATTCTCCATTGAAACCATGTGCAGGTACTCCCGGCGCCGCGCCTCCCCGCGCGGGCCGCTATATTACATGGGAAACGCCGCCCCGCGCCACAGGGGCGACAGGTGCGCACTGATTATGCCCAAAATGATAATGCATTATCAATTCCGACCCATCTCCCCACCCCGAATATTTTGACCGAATTCATGGTTTAGGGGTACAATCCGCCCCACAGACAACGGCCCGGACCGTCCCGGTGGGGCATCCCTCTGACAATAAGGAGTCTCAACAGCCATGGCCTTCATCGTCTGCGAACCCTGCATCAAGTGCAAATACACCGACTGTGTCGAAGTTTGCCCCGTCGCGTGTTTCCACGAGGGGCAAAACATGCTGGTGATTGACCCCGAGGAGTGCATTGACTGCGGCGTGTGCGTGGACGAGTGCCCGGTGCATGCCATCTATTCCGAGGACGAGGTGCCGGAGAAGTGGCGGGACTACATCGAACTGAACAGGCAGTACGCCGCGGACTGGCCGGTCATTGACGAGGGCCGCGAGCCCCTGGACACGGCGGAAGAGTTCA
It includes:
- a CDS encoding ferredoxin family protein, producing MAFIVCEPCIKCKYTDCVEVCPVACFHEGQNMLVIDPEECIDCGVCVDECPVHAIYSEDEVPEKWRDYIELNRQYAADWPVIDEGREPLDTAEEFKDVAEKQDHFSPEPGEGT